The following is a genomic window from Dama dama isolate Ldn47 chromosome 4, ASM3311817v1, whole genome shotgun sequence.
acgccaggcctccctgtccgtcaccaactcccggagtttactcaaactcatgtccacagagtcggtgatgccatccagccatctcatcctctgtcgtcccttctcctccttccttcaatctgtcccagcatcagggtctcacCACCACGCCTCTCATAAACGCGGTAACTTTTttttatgaatgagaaaactaaagcacTAAATTAAAATGGTTAGTGTTAAGTGATGTCTTTTGAGTTTCAAAGCTACCAATGTTTTCATCGTCAAGTTCAGGATTCAGAACGTGTTAGTTTTCTGTTACTCCTATTGCTGTTTATTtatgtaactttttattttttgactgcgcTGTGCAGCActggggatcttagtttcctaatcgggtatcaaacctgtgccccctccagtagaagcacagattcttaaccagtggaccaccagggaagtccccaaattagAATTTTTAACACTGAGTTTAAGGAACACATCATGGCCCTTCTAGGTACTTTACAAACATTAACTCGTTTAATGCTCACCGACAACCCTATGAAGTGGGTGCTGTTAGTACCATTTTTAGAGCAGAGGAAACACACAAAGAGGCCAAGcaagctgcccaaggtcacacagccccgCTGGGAGCGGGCGAAATTCTAATCCTGGTTCCTGTGCCAGGCTAGGTGGGGAGGCCTCCTTGTCTGTCCTTCCCCATCCGAGTATGAGCTCTGGGAGGGGCATCTGGCTCACAGAGGCGTTTAGTGGAATAAAGAAGGGATGAGTGGCTATCTCAGGATGGCCACTCATCCCTTAGTGACCGCTTGCGCCCTCCTGCCGTTCTCAGCTCGCGGAATCCTATTCATAGGTAAAAAACCGTATCCCTGGGGCCAGCGGGACTTCAAAGAAATCCTAGTGGCTTGGGCTGAGTCAGAACAGAGCAGAACCCACTCACGGCGGGGCACGGGCGCCACCTGGCGGCGGGATCCTACTAAGACAAAAGCCAGGAGACTGGGAACGTTTGCTTTGGACAAAGTCAAATTAGCTGAAAGGGAGTTGATTGcaactttttgtgtgttttttttttgtttgtttgtttgttttaatttttttagaagtttATTTGGCTACAGCCGGGGCTTACCTATGAcacacgggatctttagttgcggcatgcgaaCTTAGTTTCGGAGTGTGGGGTCTACCCCCAGCGGCCCCCATGCCCCAGCAAGAGGAGGCAAGAGTGCTGATTGCCTAACCAGGCCCCCCGAAccctgggccccctacattgggagtacagagtcctagccactagatcaccagggacgtccctgaaATGCCACTTTTTACATTTCTGACTCACTGTTATATCCCCAGAGCCTAGCACCATGTGTGGCACGGAgtcgtgcatgcgtgctcagttgctgtgtctgactctgaccccatggactcggtagcccaccaggctcctctgtccatggagttttccaggtaagagtactggagtgagttgccgtttcctcctccagggatcttccccacccagggatcaaatgcatgtctcctgccttgcaagcagattctttacaactaagccacctgggaaacccctggcACATAGTTAATACTCAGCAAATATTCGTCAAATCAATGGAAAAAAGAGATGGAAGAGATGGGATTCCCCATTATAACATTAATTCAAAGGATCTGATTTGATAAGGTGTGAAGGAATTTTATACCAAAAACATTAACTCTGTCCTATGCAGTAGactgtaaaaattaataattcaaCATCTCCTGTTTCTTATGAATATCACCCAGAAGTGACTTCAACAGAAGTGTTTTCTAGGATGCCCTAAATTAGCAATTGTAGTCAGTTTCAGTGACTAGAAGGCTTTCGCCCTGATGGGTTGTCTTGAACATGTGCTGCCCTGCTATTAACGTCCTGCATGTAAACTGCATAAACAAGGGTAAGCTTTCTCATCAGATCACAGATAgaccttttctctcttctcatatGCGTGATGGGAGATTAAATTCCAACTCTCCAATGGGTTGATTATTTTACAAACAAAACCAGTGAGCCCATGTTTGAGCTAAAATAACAAAAGGTCCTAGGACTGAACTTCCAGAATGGATGAGAGTGGAAGGTGGCGACCCCTGCCGGCAGCCCCGACTCACATAAGCGTGAGTGGCCTCCACAGGAAGTGATTTCAAAGATtgttctgtgttcttttttttaatgatatttgttcaattttttaaatttaattttacttatttatttatttgctgcgCTGGAGTCTTCGTTGCtttgcacagactttctctagttgccacgaGCGGGGTCTACTCTTCAACGCGGTGCACAGCTTCTCATTACGGTTGCTTCCCTTGTTTCCGATCgtaggctctagggtgctcaggcttcagtagttgtggcgaacGAGCTTAATACCCTGGCAAGCATGTGGAATCGTCTCaggtcagggatggaacccatgtcccctgcattggcaggcggattcgtatccactacaccaccagggaagtcctgtgttcTTAAAGCATTGTTATAAAGGCTGTGTGTTGAACTGCATTCATGAGAACAAATGTGTGCTgggttccttatttttctttcagacttTCTTCCTGTTGTCACTAATTATATTCTTGATTGTGTTTTGATTAGCACTAATTAATCAAAGACCTGAGGggcaatttggattttttttttcttccttgttcaaTTTTGAGGAAGCAAGATTGACAGTGCTGCTTTCAGCCCTCTCTCTTGAGACATAGAGAATTCCAAAATAGAACCTTGAAATTTTTAAAGGTACCCCACAGAGATTCTGAGGTTGCTTGTTACTGCAACATAACCCAGCCTATCCTGACTGACTGATACAATTCCCAGTTCTCAGTAGAGTCTGAAATGTGGaagtctcaggaaaaaaaaaaagtgaacgaATGAATGGCAGGGAATAGGAACAGGCTCAAACATTTCCCCCTGGGCCAGAGGTAGAGGAAACAGCCATGTCTCAagctttctctcacacacacaaatacactcaTAACCAGGCTGGGGTAAAAGTCAAACTCTGGCCTTTATTTCCTATGGTCACAGCTCACGCCAGCCCTGACATCTTTGCCCCCAATTCTTCCCCCACGAGTCAGTACTGAGGACTCTTGAAGGGAACAAGGAACAAGGACCTACAGAAGCAGGGACATGAGATGCAAGGAGGGCCtgggagagggaggtgaggagagggAGTTAGAAATGGGGAAGCTGAAACAGGAGGGGAAGGGATCATCAGAGAGGTTAGAGcagaggtgaaaagacagacatGGGGACAAGACTGGGACACAGGGAATGGGAAACCCAGAGAACAGGAAATCTGGCAACCGAAAGGGAAGGTCGGGTCAGAAACAGAGAGGGAGACCAGGAGGCTGATGAGGGAGGGGCCGATaggaagagacacagaaacacagggaAGGGTTGATGGAGACAGGTGTGCAGGCAGCTCTCCCGGAGCTCGGAGCTCGGTGAGAAAGATGTTGAGTCCTAAGAGGCAGAGACCCAGAGAAGGCCCTGCGAGGAGCCAGGGGCGGGGTGCCCTAGTAGTTGTTCCGGGAGTCCTTGCTAGTTGTGGAGGCCTGGCCGGTGCTGGAGGCAGGGCCGGGGCTGGACCCGAGGCCTCCGCTCGATTCTGACCCAGGACCTTTGCTCGCCTCAAAGCTCTCGTGGTCTCTGCTGGACCCCACATATCCAGTGGACCCCAGGTAGCTGCTAGAGTTGGGGGATCGGAAGGTCACACGGCCCGGGGTGGAGCCTCGACTGGACATCAGTCCCCCCGTGGTGGCGCTGGTGGAGCCAAAGGTCACGTGGCCTGCGCTGGACTCCCCGAAGGTCACGTGGCCCACGTTGGAGCTGGTGGCGCGGCCTCCGCTGGACACCAGGATGCCGCTGGTCTTGTGGCTCATGATGGACCCGGGGGCTTGAGTGGGCCGCTGGGTCACCAGGCACGAGCTGGAGCTGACCTTCGGGGTGCTGGAGGTCATGCTCGGGGTGCTCTCCACCTTGATGCCCTCGACCAGCTCCTTCAGGTGCTGCTCCTTCGACTGCTCCCGGGCCTCCAGCTGCCGGGGAAGTGAGTTAGGGCCCGCGGAAAGGGCCGCgctcgcccccgcccccgcccccgcccccagcacgacCGGTCCCACCAGGCCATGCCCACGCCACTACCGGACCGGCGTCCCGGCCCCGCCggcgccccgccccctgcccatcCTCACCGCCTTCACCACAGAGCTCAGCAGCTCCTCCTTGCTCAAAGGATAGTCGTCTTTGGCCTCAAAACCTGGGGGGTCCTCCCTGAAGTGGGGGAAAAGACAGGAAGGGACTCTAGTCCCTACCCTCGAAAGTTCGATGGCTCCTCATTGCAAGGTCCCGAGACCCTCGACCACACGCAGGGGTCAGAGCGTCTTTTCCCTGTCGGGTTCACCCAGGGTCCCATCGCCCATATTGTTCCCGGAGACCCTACTCCTGGTTCCCCCAAAGCACCCGCTTCATCTTCTACCCACCCCCCAAGAGCCACACCCACCCTTTAGTCCAAGGAAGTGAtaatgtcagtcgctcagtcgccagggactctttgcgaccccctgggctgtagcctgccaggctcctctgtccatgggattttccaggcaagaatactggagtgggttgccatttccttctccagcggatcttcccaacccaaggatcgaacctgagtctcttgcattgcaggcagattctttactatctgagccaccagggaagcccccctagtCCAGGGGATCCCCCCAAAAAGCTGTCCCTCCCCACATCTCGCCTCCATCCCCAGGGCACGTCCTCCCCAGCCGCTCCCTCTGGCCCTCTGGCTCACAGGTTGTCTGGGGGCTGAGGCGGGGCCACCTTCTTAGGAAAATCCTCAGAGCTCTGGCCCAGCACCATGAGGGAAGCGTTGAGCATGCTGGTGGAGGTGTAGTTCTGGAGAGTGGAGAAGCCGACTGTCTGTTCAGGTCCGTCTTCAAGGCCCCGgcgccttccctcccctccccaccccccatgccCTCTGCACAAGACCTGCGTTTCCAGGAAGGCCTGCACCGTCAGGAGCTGCACCAGTCGCTTCTCGATGAGGCTCAGGAAAAGGCTGATGTCCCGGTCTCTCATGTGGGTCTTGACTCCGAGGAGGTCATTGATGAGGGTGCTATCACACTGGACCCTGGTGAAGAGGTGCTGGATGTCTGGGGTCAGAGGGGACAGGTGGTCATGGACCCAGTGCCCAGGGGGTGCCagccctctcctcttcctcaagACCCTGCTGCCCTGGCTGGGGAGACACCAAACAAGGCTTAAAGATGGAAAGGCACTTGTCCAAGTTCAGACTGCcaggggaggagggtgggtggGCATCTCGGggtgcttggcccccaggctccagATGACAGAGGACAAAAAGTGAAGGAGGGCCTTCCCTagtggcatggtggtaaagaatccacctgccaatgcaggggacaggggttcaatccatGTTccagcaagatcccacatgccatggaacaacaCAGACCcagggccacaactattgagcctgtgctctagaatcagggagctgcaactactgagaccacGTGCCCTAAGcttgagctctgcaacaagagaagccgccgcaaggAGACGCCTGAGCACCACAGCTCGCGAAGAAGCCcatacagcaacgaagacccagaacagccataaagaaataaattttttttttaaagctagcgAGCTCAAAGGGAAACGTGACCAGGACAGTTCCACATTGCCAGCCTGCTTCACACCACTTCAAGTCACCCACCTTCCAGTGAACCCAGCGAGTCCAGGGCTCAGGCTGTGTTTCTCCCGCAGAAACTCAGACCTGTGCTCCACAGAATTCAGAGGAAACTCATTGTAGCCTCGAGGCTGTGGGCGTGACCCGCTCTCACAGTTGCCCCCTATTGTATTTAGTTAACTAGTTTCACGAATGAAGTGAAAGGCACTCAAGACCTTGACAGAAATCTGCACCCAACCACAGGACGGCCCCCCTGCCCGCCCTGCCTCCACCACCTGAGCTCCAGGCTGACAAACACGGTTTCCTCGTGGGGTCCATCCTGAACTGGCAATACCACTCACACTGAGATCAGGCTCACCATCCACCCCCGACCCCTGCAAAGCAGCTCCTTCTCCCACGTTCCCATTTCATCCTCACCAAGCTGGACCTCTGTGCGCCTCACCCTTATCAGCCTGACACCCCTGTGCTTCGTCCTCTCCTCTCCATCCTCATCCCCTCCCCTCCtacccacccccttctcctgctcacaACCCACCCAGGACCCTCAGTCTCCCAGGAGAAAAACCTCAGCCTGACATCCATTTAGGATTTGAGGCTCttaaaggtccgtctggtcaaggctatggtttttccagtggtcacatatggatgtgagagttggactgtgaagaaagctgagtgccgaaaaattgatgcttttgaactgtggtgttgaagaagactcttgagagtcccttggactacaaggagattcaaccagtccatcctgaaggagatcagtcctgggtattcattggaaggactgatgctgaagctgaaactctagtactttggccacctcatgcgaagagttgactcattggaaaagaccctgatgctgggagggattgggggcaggaggagaaggggacgacagaggatgagatggctggatggcatcgccgactcgatgggcatgagtttgagtgaactctgggagttggtgatggacaggggggcctggcgtgctgcgattcatggggtcgcaaagagtcagacacgactgagcgactgaactgaactgaactgagctcccaCCCACGCCCCCTTCCATTCCCCTCTCTGCGCAAAGAACCTACCTTCCTTGAACACATCTCCAAGCCTGGACCCCACCTGCTGGGAGCATTCCTCCCCTCTCCAGGTTTTTGCTTACTCATCCTTTGAAATCAGCCTCAAGCATCATTGCTCCCAGGAGACCTCCCCTGTGAGCCGACGGAGCCAGTGTCATGGGCTCTGCTGCTGGCACTTGAAATTCTTGCTGGTTTTTCAACAAGGGGCCCGACTTTTTCACTgagcactgcccccccccccccaattctgCACTCCATGCTGACTTAAAGGCATCCTCTCATTCCTGCAGTCCCCAGGGTATCCTCTATCCCAGCCCCTGGGATATCGAGTATCCTATCGGAAGCCAGTCTCTTATCCCGCCCCCCAACCCGCCCAGTCCTCATCACCTAGCACAGGGCTTGGTGCTGTGGCAAACGGGGTCTACCGAGACTTGAGCTCCTACTGTGCAGCACGAGGCAGACATCCCGTTTGCTCCCCATCACCACTGccacctctgcctctctctctccatctgtcaTCCCACCGATCTCATGCCAACCCCACGAAGTAGGCACTAACAGGGGGTCTCCGACAGAGGATACCACAAACCAAAGTTCACAGATGGGGGAGCTGGGATTCAGACCCAGGGCAGCCTGACTCTTgtccctctgcactggaaggaggAATGGATGCTGCtgcaggatggatggatggatggatggatgcagaatggatggatggacgtgGGACAGACGGACAAGGGAATGCACAAAGTGATCCTCGGAATGTCTGTCCGTGGCCAACCCCGGCAGGGCTCCCCGCCTGCTCATCATAGCCTCCCAGAAGAAGAAGCCAGGGCCGGGGCTCACTGGTCTTGAGCTTCTCCAGCTGCCCGCGAAAATTGTGGTAGCGGGCCTCCAGGTCGTCGGCCTCCGAGTGCACATCGTCCACGCGCTGCTGCAACTCGGcccgctgctgctcctgctgcgcTCGCCGGTCCTCCTCGCTGCGGCGCCCGCTCACCAAGGCCTCCTGCATCTGCGGGGGCAGGGGCGCGACGCTGGGCCCAGCTCCAGAGGGGACACAATGAGGTCAGAGGAgtcggggatggggagggggcgggtCTCGCCCACCTCCTTGATCTCCTCCTGCAAGTGCTCCAGCTCCGAGTTCTGTTCATTGATGAAGTTGAACTCCGCAAAGTTCCGCTCCTCCACTGGGGGCCAGTGGGGAAAGGCAGGGTCCGGAGAAACAAGAGATGCGCaggcagagacacacacaggagGAAGGGGTCAGAAGGCCCGAgatgaggaaggagggaaatTGGGGAAGACGGGGAGGAGGAGCGTGCTGGAGGCAGGGCAGACGGTAAGAGTCCAGTTGAGCCGAGCCTGATCGCTGGGCCCTCTAGCGCGGGTGGAAGACCCCCCAGGCCCGAAGCTGTGGCCCTCGGTCACCAAGACAGAGCACAGTCTGCACTGGATTCCGGGGGCCTGGGCCGCGAGCCtgcccctctccacccccaggTACTCACACTCCAGATACTTTTCCACCAGCAAGTCCGGGTCGGTCTCCCCGGTCAGCTGGGACAGTTTATTCAGGGCGTCCTCGTAGCGCAGCACCAACTTCTCCTGGGAGGTCTTCCGGAGGCCTTCGGCCACCTCCTGGGCTGGGGGGCGAGGGGACAGTGAAGTCGCCGTCGGGGCGGCCACCACAGTCGCGCAGACcccgcccagccctgcccctggagGTCCCGCCCCTCCATGGAGGCCCCGCCCCACGCTGAGACCTGGGGCCGGCGGCCCCGCCCCTTCCGCTGCCCCGCCCGCTGGCGGCCGAGATGGAGATCCCCGGCCTCACCCCGCTGCTCGCGCTTCTCTACGATGGCGGAATCCGGCTGCCGGTCGCCGTTCTTGAGCTTGAGGAAGCGGTGCAGCTGCTCCAAGTGCGCGATCTGCCGCTGCAAGATCTGCACCTCTGTCTCGTTCTGGGCCACCTCCTTCTCAGCTCTCTCCCGAAGCATGCCTAACTTGGTCTTCGCCTCTTccctgggagggatgggggttGGTTAGACCGGGGTCAGGGAGACAGGAGGTTGGATTTGGGGtcagcctggggcccagggaggggcggGGTTAGCCTGGGGATGGAGGGTGAATGGGACAGGGTTAGCTATCAGCCTGGggtctcagggatgggggaggtcAGCCTGGAGTCACAGAGATGGATAGAGCCAGCCTGGGGTCCCAGGGATGGGGCAGAATCAGGTTGTCACAAAAGGCAGAGAACTGTCTAGGTTCCTAGTGGTGGGTCAGGATGGGGTTACCGGGCAgtagggggtggaggaggggttgGTGGGTGGGCCGTGTAAGTGACTGATGGTCTTGCCCACTGGGGGGCACTGCTGCAGTGTCTGCCCAGGGCATCGGGGAAGCCTGGCCGTTATTATGTGACTGTGGAGCAGGAGGCAAGAGGCGATGATGGCACAGTTGGAGATGATATCAGACTCCAAAAGGTGGACCCAGGTGATAAGGTAACTGTGCTGGAgtttggggtggaggtggggaaatATAAGAAGCTTGGAGCCTGCAGGGCCTCACATGGGACAGGCAGGTGCCATCACCAGCACTTGAGTGCTCACCCTGTTAAGATGCTAGGGACACCTGCTGACTGAAACTCCCCCGCCCTGCCTGCCCGGCTGAAGGTGACGCTTTTAACAGTAGTGCAGCTAACTGTGAAATCAGAGTGCCCCAAGCCTACGTCACAGGTCACAGGATCAAAGGTCAAAGGGTCATTAGGTGGGGAGACCAGCAGGTCAGTCTTCTCAGGTCCAATGGACCAGTCTAGTTCCCCTTTCCACGCCTTTGCCAACCTCGGTTGCCTCGACTCAGGGCACAAGCTTCTGGCTCTACTCAAATTCTGCTGAGTCCTCCTTGGTGGGAGCCTTCTCCTGGCACCCACCAGGCCCAGCCCACAGAGACCCCTCTAGGAGCCCCTCAGGGATCAGGACTCACAGTTCTTTCTGTGTCTAGGGCCCAGCCCCACTGAAGGGCCGGGAAGAGGTAACCCAACTTCCCAAGAGCCAGGCCCTGCAGGAGATGTTCTAAAGCAGCCCACAGGGGTCCATGAGGTAGATACCATTATTATTGCCATGTCACAATAGAGGAAACGGAGGTTCAGAGAGGGGAAGCAGCCTGCCCAGGTCACCCAGCCAGGAAGCACTGGTCCGACAAGAAGTGTTGGTCCTGACACCTGTCTCTTGCCTTCTAGCTGAAACCACCCTGTCCTTGCACCCAGCTGGGCTGCCCACTGCAGTCAACTGGACAAGTGTTGGCAGGGGCCAGATGCTTCTGATGCAAAGACAGGCCAGCAGGCCATCACCAGTGGGGCTTGGCAGAAAAGATGAGGTGGGCCAGTCAGATTCTCTCCTCAGAATTTACACTGGGAGATGCTAAGAAGGGGACAGCAGGAAGCCAAAGCTGAAAGGATGTATAGAGAGAAGCCACAAGAAATCATGTTACGAAGGCCAAGTTAGGAAGAAGCCAGAGCTATACATGAACAGAAGCCATGAGTTGAGGCTCTGAAGAAGTCGTGGCAGACCACAGGTAACAAATGACAGAATCAGCcacaaaaggacttccctggcggttcagtggtcaAGATTCCACgtgtccactgcagggggcgcaggtttgatccacAGTCAGTGAATTGAGATTCCCCACATACCATGCAATGtgaccaaaaagtaaaaataaatgagttttttaaagaagtaaaatttaaacaacaaacaaaaagaatcagCCATAAAAATACAAGAAGTTCTGAGAGATGCTACAACGTGGGTGAACCTTTGAAAGTGTTACACTGAGTGAAAGGAGCTAGACACAGAAGGACATGTCGTATCACACGTCATATCATTCCATTTCCATGAAACATAAAGATACATTTAGGGAAAGGTAGATGTACAGGTGAATCATCCAGATGACAAGGAGACAGGTTGCCAAGGGGGCTGGAGAAGAGGGGACTAGAGAATGACTGCCTACTGGGTACAGGTCTCCTTTTGGGGTGATGGGAACAGAAGTGATGGTGCACAGCAttatgaatgtactaaatgcctcTGAATGGTGCACTTTGTAACGGTGAATTTTATGTGCATCTTAACTCaaagcaaggaaggaagaaggaaagaaagcaaaaagagagagaaagaacaaagaaagaaaaattatagaaacCTTAAGGTAGATTTGGGCTAGAGCCAATGTCTCATGGAATCACAAACCATGATAAGCAGAAGTCGTGGGGTAAAAACAAGATACTGAATAGAAGCTAAGAAACCCTTGGAGCAAGAGAACAGTGCTGAAGCTTAGAAAGGAGTAGAGATGGGATAGGAGAGAGAGAGTGGAGAGCCCACAAGagcccagaggcagagagagatgcCCATCAGCTTAGCAGCTGGGGCTTCTAGGTTCCATACAACATGACCCTTTACCTGAAGGTGTCTTGAGAGAATCTCTGTCTCTTTCAACCAATATTGATAAATGTCaaagcaaacactctcttccagcaacacagactttacacatggacatcaccagatggtcaacaccgaaattggactgattatattctttgcagccaaagatggagaagctctatacagtcagcaaaaacaagactgggagctgactgtggctctgatcatgaactccttattgctaaattaatacttgaagaaagtggggaaaaccactagaccactcaagtatcacctaaatcaaatcccttatgattatacagtggaagtgagaaatagatttaagggactagatctaatagacagagtgcctgatgaactatggacggaggttcgtgacattgtacaggagacagggatcaagaccatccccaagaaaaagaaatgcaaaaaagcaaaatggctatctgaggaggccttataaatagctgtgcaaagaggagaagcaaaaagcaaaggagaaaaggaaagatatacccatctgaatgcaaagttccaaagaatagccaggagagataagaaagcctttctcagtgatcagtgcaaagaaatagaggaaaacaacagaatgggaaagactagagatcgcttcaagaaaattagagataccaagggaacacttcttgcaaagatgggctcaataaaggacagaaatggtatggacctaacagaagcagaagatattaagaagaggtggtaagaatacacagaagaactgtacaaaaaagatcttcatgacccagataatcatgatggtgtgatcactcacctagagccagacatcctggaatgtgaagtcaagtgggccttaggaagcatcactatgaacaaagctagtggaggtgatggaattccagttgagttatttcaaatcctaaaagatgatgcagtgaaagtgctgcactcaatatgtcagcaaatttggaaactcagcagtgggcacaggactggaaaaggtcagttttcattccaatcccaaagaaaggcaatgccaaagaatgctcaaactactgcataattgcactcatctcacacgctagtagagtaatgctcaaaattctccaagctaggcctcagcaatacgtgaaccgtaaacttccagatgttcaagctggttttagaaaaagcagaggaaccagagatcaaattgccaacatctgctggaccattgaaaaagcaaaagagttccagaaaaacatctatttctgctttattgactatgccaaagcctttgactgtgtggatcacaacaaactgtggcaaattctgaaagagatgggagaccacctgacctccctcttgagaaacctgtatgcagatcaggaagcaacagttagaactggacatggagcaacagactggttccaaataggagaaggactaagtcaaggctatatattgtcatcctgcttatttaacttatatgcagagtacatcatgagaaatgctgggctggaagaagcacaagctggaatcaagattgccgggagaaagatcaataacctcagatatgcagatgacaccacccttatggcagaaaatgaagaagagcctcttgatgaaaatgaaagaggaaaaaaaaaaagaaaagaaaatgaaagaggagagtgaaaaagttggcttaaagctcaacattcagaaaactaagatcatggcatccagttccatcacttcatggcaaatagatggggaaacagtggaaacagtggctgactttattttttggggctccaaaatcactgcagatggtgattgcagccataaaattaaaagacgcttaccccttggcaggaaagttatgaccaacctagacagcatattaa
Proteins encoded in this region:
- the ODAD1 gene encoding outer dynein arm-docking complex subunit 1 — translated: MPFGLSAGSTRSEDGSEAFLEGMVDWELSRLQRQCKVMEDERRAYSKEVHQRVNKQLEEIQRLEGVRHKLRVQISIAQSQVRRLRDSERLENMGHLLKCQVRVQAEVKELQAQNQALDRQIQEWESRNSAHSKNARSPGCVQDHKVKSQRRIKSLENQLDKVICRFDIQLAQNATLREELDLLRIERNRYLNVDRKLQKEIQLLKDSVRNLMVSSTSAYTVREEAKTKLGMLRERAEKEVAQNETEVQILQRQIAHLEQLHRFLKLKNGDRQPDSAIVEKREQRAQEVAEGLRKTSQEKLVLRYEDALNKLSQLTGETDPDLLVEKYLELEERNFAEFNFINEQNSELEHLQEEIKEMQEALVSGRRSEEDRRAQQEQQRAELQQRVDDVHSEADDLEARYHNFRGQLEKLKTNIQHLFTRVQCDSTLINDLLGVKTHMRDRDISLFLSLIEKRLVQLLTVQAFLETQNYTSTSMLNASLMVLGQSSEDFPKKVAPPQPPDNLEDPPGFEAKDDYPLSKEELLSSVVKALEAREQSKEQHLKELVEGIKVESTPSMTSSTPKVSSSSCLVTQRPTQAPGSIMSHKTSGILVSSGGRATSSNVGHVTFGESSAGHVTFGSTSATTGGLMSSRGSTPGRVTFRSPNSSSYLGSTGYVGSSRDHESFEASKGPGSESSGGLGSSPGPASSTGQASTTSKDSRNNY